A window of Limosilactobacillus reuteri genomic DNA:
AAAGACTAAGCCAGGTAAGGGCGGCGAAATCCAATTAACTGATGCAATTGATACTTTGAACCAAACTCAACGGGTATTCGCTCGTGAATACAAGGGTGACCGTTACGATGTTGGTAATAAGTTTGGCTGGGTTAAGACAAACATTGAATATGGTTTGGAACACCCACAAGTTAAAGAAGAATTGCGTGAATACATTAAGGAACTAGGCGCAAAACTTGCTGCTGAAGATAAGCAAAATAATTCTAAGAAGTAGGACTAGCATTAGCCTTTAAAAAAATAAACTTTCAAGATTCGTTATAGGGATCTTGAAGGTTTATTTTTTTTTACATATCTTCAACAACGACATATTCCATATCAAGTGGACCGTGAACACCAACGATTAGTACCATTTCAATATCACCAGAATTAGATGGGCCGGTAATAAAGTTGATGTTTGATGTTTGTAAACTACCATCCTGAATTGCTTTTTGATAATAATCCATTGCTTGCCGTGAACGTGGTAAAATTTTGCTTTTCGGCACAATAGCTAGGTAATGGGTTGGAAGAAAATGAAACATCCGGCCTTGTTTTGGGTAGGTTGCAACTGTTACGGTCCCTGACTCGGCTAATAGAAAGTCCGCAAAACCAATTGCCCCATCACTGTCATTTGCATTTACAATGTTTTGCCGCCCAAATTCAGGCTCCCAATAGTAAATAGGATCTACTCGCAAATTATCCTGCCATTTCCCCAATGAATAATCTTGCCATTTTTCTTCATCAAAGGAGGGAAGCATTAAACTTTTAATCTCTTTTTCTTGGATAAAATCATTAAGAGTGTGGCCAAGATTGGCTGATTTAACAATATGGAAATCAACATGAACTTCTTCACTATTTTTGCGCGCAAGTTCAAGAAGTTCATCCTGACTTTTTCCAGCAAGGGTAGTTTCTGGCAGATCATTAACGGGGACAAATGGATCTTCACTGAGCGTATGACGTGGGCGGTTGGCAGCCTTTGCAATTCGATTTAAGAAGTCTTCTTGATTCTTAGTAGTGTTTGCTTCTTGTAAGTAATCAGTCATTTCCCTGTTCCTCCTCTTCTTCATAATGGTGGTACCAATGACAGAAATTTTGATGATACTTCGGCGGAACAGCGAGATCACGAACGTCTACCCAGCCATGAGCTAGTTTAGGAGCGATTGCGGGAAGGTGGTTAATTTTACCATCTGGATAAAGGTTCTTAATGTCTTCAGGAGTTGTTTTCTTGCCAAATGGCTCAAGAGCAATATGAGCAAATCGCATTGCATCATTAAAAGCGTAGGGGAGCTGGTCCCTTTACCAACTGCCTTCAAAAGAGCATTCGAAGGACTATGATCTAAATGAAGCTCATCCATTTCTACATAACGGTGATGACGGATTAACTCATGAAGAGGGATTTTAACAGGACAAGTTTCCGTGCAAGCAGCACATAGACTACATGCATACGGCAATTCCTTGAATTCTTGATAACCGCCTAAAATCGGGGAAAGGACTTCACCCATTGGTCCTGGATAAATCGATCCATAGCCCTTTCCACCGACTTGCCGGTAGACTGGGCAAACGTTTAAGCAAGAACCACAACGAATACATTGCAGCATTGGTTCAAAGTCAGAATTCAGCATCTTAGAACGACCATTATCAACAATGACAACATAGAAGTCATCTGGTCCATCAGCTTCATCGGCTTTCTTACCTTTCGAAAAAGTACAGTAACTAGTCAATTTTGTCCCACCGCGCTTCGACATAAAACGTTGTCAAGGACTTCGGCTTCTTTTAAGCTTGGTACAATTCGCTCCATCCCCATGACTACAACTTGGGTTTGGGGAATCGCCATACTTATATCAGCGTTTCCTTCGTTTGTGACCAGGTTAATCATCCCGTTATCAGCAATCGCAAAGTTACAGCCAGTAATGCCAAAATCTGCTTGCATAAAGTAATTACGGAGATAGTGACGGACAAACCTAGCTATATGTTCAGGATCATTGTCACCGTCATAGCCAAGTTTTTCAAATACTTTTTGAATTTGATTGCGGTTTTTATGCAGAGTGGGGAAAACAATATGTGTTGGTTCATCCCAATTATCTTCTTGCAAAATAAATTCAGCTAAATCTGTTTCTATTAATGAAAGTCCAGGGATCGTTAATAGTTCTTTATCAAGGCCAATTTCTGTAGTGACCATTGATTTTGATTTAACAACGTGATGAGCTTGCTTTTTGATTGCTAATTGTTTAATAAAGGCACTTGCTTCGTCGCCATCTTTGGCAAAGAAAACATGCCCACCATTTTTTTGAACGTTGTCACTGAATTCTTCCAAGTAGTCCGGAAGGTGCTTAATAACATGTTGACGAATTTCGGCAGAGAGATCACGCCAACCTTCCCAATGACCTAGCTGGCGGCGCGCTTCTGTTCGTTTTTGGAATTGAGCATCTTGTGCTTTAGCAACAGATGCTCGCATAAATTTATCGGCTTCTGCGTCTTTGATCCGTTCCGTAAAAGGCTTATTGCTTGTGGCTATTCCCATCTAAAACACCCCGTTTCCGTTTGCTGGTACCATTACATGATCCGTATCTTTGACATAAGTGATCCGGCTAGTGTCAACGTTATGGTTAAGAACCTCAGCAATATGCATAATCGTAATATGAGAGCCATCACGGCGACGGTTAATTCGTCCACCGATGTTCATTAAACATGTTTGCTCACAAGCGATAAGAATATGTGCTTTCGTCTTCAAAACATTATTTGCTTTATCATCAACCATCGCTTCAGAGAGAAGGGGTTCTTTAGCAGAAAATGTTCCACCAAAGCCACAACATAATTGAATGTTATGAAGGGGGATA
This region includes:
- a CDS encoding lactate utilization protein C encodes the protein MTDYLQEANTTKNQEDFLNRIAKAANRPRHTLSEDPFVPVNDLPETTLAGKSQDELLELARKNSEEVHVDFHIVKSANLGHTLNDFIQEKEIKSLMLPSFDEEKWQDYSLGKWQDNLRVDPIYYWEPEFGRQNIVNANDSDGAIGFADFLLAESGTVTVATYPKQGRMFHFLPTHYLAIVPKSKILPRSRQAMDYYQKAIQDGSLQTSNINFITGPSNSGDIEMVLIVGVHGPLDMEYVVVEDM